GCCCAGACCGCAGCCAAAGCGAGGGTAATCTCGCCACGCCCGTCAACGGCTCCGACTTTGCCCTGTTTTTCCTCAAGTACTTGCCCATCTATCGCCCCGGGCTCTCGCCGCTGGCTCGCGGACTGGAGATTGGCATGGCCCACGGGTACTTCCTGCTGGGCCCGTTTGCCCGGCTGGGCCCCATGCGCGATGCCGAAGTTGCCAATCTGGTCGGGCTGCTGTCAGCCAGCGGGCTGATCGTCATTCTGACGGTGTGCCTGTCGATTTACGGCACGGCCGCTTCGTCGCGGACGCCCGAGCTGCCCGAGCAGCGATCGCCAGCCCCGAGCGTGCCGGCAGCCCTCCAAACCAGCGAAGGCTGGAGCCAGTTCTCGGGGGCCTTTTTAGTCGGCGGCGTTGGGGGCGCGACCTTTGCCTACCTGCTGCTGGAGAATGCCGATCTGCTGGGCGCTATCGCTAGCGGCTCGGTCTAGATCCGCCCGTACCGGCCTGCCTAGGGAAAGGCGCCTTGGCAGGCCGGTCCCCCCTCATGCAGTAACGAGCAATGGGTAACGCCATGCCGACCCGCCAATCGCAGCAATGCCTGGCCCATTTGAGCCGGTCGACTTTCAGGCGCTACGAACGCCTCTCGCAGCGCGCCAACGACCTTTGGAAGATCGAGCGGGGCGCCGTGCGCAGCTATAGCTGGAACGCGGCCGGCCATGCCATCACGCTGGGCTATTGGGGACCAGGGGACGTGGTGGGCGGTTGCCTGTCGCGCTTTGCCCCCTACAAGACCGAGTGCCTCACCCGGGTCGAGGCCATCCGCATTCCCAAGCGCTACTGGCCGGCGCTGGCTGAGGCCATTCTGACGCACGCCCAGCAGACCCAGGAACTGCTGCAAATCGTTCGCTCGCCCAGTGCCTATGGCAACTTGCGGCAGCTGCTCGACTGGCTCGCTGGTAAGTTCGGTCGGCCGGTGCCGGCGGGGCAGCTCATCGACTTGCCGCTGACCCACCGCGAGATCGCTGAATCCATCGGGACGGCACGCGTCACGGCCACTCGCTTGCTCAATCAGTTAGAGGTTGAGGGAGCAATCGTCCGCCAGCGACAGCACCGCGTCATTGTGTGCCACCCCGCAAGATCGCTCGGTGTCCCTGATGGCAGCGAAGAGATAGCTAGCTCAATAGGGGCGGCGGAGCACCAGCAAATAGATCAAAAACGGCGCCCCGATGGCCGAGGTGATCGAGCCGCAGGGGAGTTCGGTCCCCGGAAACAGGACCCGGCCGAGCAAATCGGCTACGACCACCAACATGCCGCCCATCAAAGCCGCCGTGGGGACCAAGCCTTCGTGCGCAGCGCCCACTAGGCGGCGGGCCAAATGCGGCGCCATCAATCCGACGAAACTAATGCCGCCAGCCGTAGCGACAGCACTGCCAGCCAGTCCCACGCTGGTTAGCAACAGCACCCCGCGCTGCCACTCCACGCGGCTGCCCAACCCAGCGGCCAGCGCATCCCCCAAACTGAGGGTGTTGAGCTCGCGCGCCATGACCAGCGCCAGCACCCCCAAAACCACCAACCAAGGCACCAGGGCCAGTACATGGTCCCAGCTGCGCCCGTAAACGCTACCGGTAAGCCAAACGAGTGCCCGCGACACGTTGTCGATTTGGCCGAAGGCCGTCATAAAGCCCGTCAGCGAGCTCACCAGACTGTTGAGGCCGATCCCCACCAGCACGAACCGCACCGGCGAGCTGCCGCCCTGCCAAGCCAGCAGATAGACCAGCACCGAGACGGCTAGGGCGCCGCCAGAGGCTGCGAACGGCAGCAGCGAGACGGAGGCATTGGGGAGCGCCACGATCAGCGTGACGGCCGCCAAGGCAGCACCGGCGTTGACGCCAATGATGCCGGGGGCCGCTAGCGGATTGCGCGTGATGCCTTGAATGAGCGTGCCCGCGATCGCCAGCCCTATCCCCACAAGGACGGCCACCAAAGCGCGCGGCAAGCGCAGCACGTTAACCACGAACGGATGGTTGGGATCGCCGGTTTCGAGTCCCAGGATGGTTTTGATAACCGCCAGCGGCGGCACGCGGTACTCGCCATAACTGACGCTTGCCACCACGGCCATGCCCGTGACGAGCGC
This genomic stretch from Cyanobacteria bacterium QS_8_64_29 harbors:
- a CDS encoding iron ABC transporter permease; translation: MASYWLVLRTQRPPLSFRFDRRVPVALLALALVTGMAVVASVSYGEYRVPPLAVIKTILGLETGDPNHPFVVNVLRLPRALVAVLVGIGLAIAGTLIQGITRNPLAAPGIIGVNAGAALAAVTLIVALPNASVSLLPFAASGGALAVSVLVYLLAWQGGSSPVRFVLVGIGLNSLVSSLTGFMTAFGQIDNVSRALVWLTGSVYGRSWDHVLALVPWLVVLGVLALVMARELNTLSLGDALAAGLGSRVEWQRGVLLLTSVGLAGSAVATAGGISFVGLMAPHLARRLVGAAHEGLVPTAALMGGMLVVVADLLGRVLFPGTELPCGSITSAIGAPFLIYLLVLRRPY